TCAGGAGTCTTGGTTACGAAAAATTGTCtctcaaaaataaatattcaatgataATTACATTTCAcataaaaattgtttaattcaaaaaatagtGTAACCTTTTAAAAATCTATAATAATCGGTTGATTTATTAACCTGTTTTAAATTGGAATTCTAGTATTGACAATTTGgtcctttaatttttcatccCATTCCAATTTTAAGtcttcaatatatttacgCACATCTTCTGCACCAGTAGTATCAATTTCTTGAGTTTTAATAAACCCATTTCCATCCCAAGATGTTGCCGAGCCATATTTCAACATTTGATCCTTGATAGTGTCATCTGAAAGGGTTGCGACATAAACTGGTGAATTGGCAGCTCTGTAACCATCAATATTATGCCAGACAGATCCCAAATATCTTGCTAAGTAAAACATTAATAGCATACCATAGTAGGTGAAAACATTTAGAAATTGATTGAATGAATTACTTTGGAAAATACCAGGTTGGACAAGATATTGTGTAATACTACGAGAAGCTAAATCCTTGTATGTAGCAGAATGTAATAAATCAACTAACCGCTTTGAACCTTCGTAAGTTATATCAGATTTAATCATTTGCATATCTTCAAAAGATAAATATTCTGgttttgataataaacttGAAATCCAAACAATTTTAGCTTTACCTGCCGATAACTGAGGCagaattttttgtattaaataatatggACCAAATACATTAGCTTGGAAAACCATACCCATTCCATCCTTTGATTTTACACCAACCTTTTGTATTCTATAGTTAGGACTTGTGACGGCCTCTAAAGGCGCAGTAAGAGATTGTTTTGTAGCTGCCACCCAGTCAATACCTTCATTTAATGCCAAAGCAGAGTtagcaaaaaaataatgaatagctttatattttttcaaatcattGTAAGCATTTAAAACGCTAATCATATTGGTGAAATCAActaataaataatcataATCAACATCAGCAGGACGATTAAGTTTCTcaacaaattttttaatttcatcaattgtttCTCTAACACGAGGCAATGTCCTTGATGTAACGACAATAGTTAGGTTAATATTAGGATCTTCTTTCTCAATCAAACGATATACAATATTCAAACCCAAATTACTGTTGGTACCAGTAACCACTgcaatttttctttcacCAGACATCTCCGATATTAACTTCAGTGACTTGGTCAACGTTATACAGAAAAGCAAGCTATTAAATTAGAAACAATGAATAGTTACTTTCATGAATTTAAATGTAAGACACATaatcaatttatatataaattgattgttttattatatgGTAAACTGATTCTTTAACTTTAAAGTCAATTGAATCTAAGTAAATTTCAAGTTTTCGGAGGAAATGAATACCGACCGATCTCAAGATCTTGAGAATGAAGCCTTAAACGACGAGAATTAGTTAACCATCATAATGGCATTAAGTATCGGcagatatagatatatttgttattagctatt
The nucleotide sequence above comes from Tetrapisispora phaffii CBS 4417 chromosome 3, complete genome. Encoded proteins:
- the ERG27 gene encoding 3-keto-steroid reductase (similar to Saccharomyces cerevisiae ERG27 (YLR100W); ancestral locus Anc_8.289), whose amino-acid sequence is MSGERKIAVVTGTNSNLGLNIVYRLIEKEDPNINLTIVVTSRTLPRVRETIDEIKKFVEKLNRPADVDYDYLLVDFTNMISVLNAYNDLKKYKAIHYFFANSALALNEGIDWVAATKQSLTAPLEAVTSPNYRIQKVGVKSKDGMGMVFQANVFGPYYLIQKILPQLSAGKAKIVWISSLLSKPEYLSFEDMQMIKSDITYEGSKRLVDLLHSATYKDLASRSITQYLVQPGIFQSNSFNQFLNVFTYYGMLLMFYLARYLGSVWHNIDGYRAANSPVYVATLSDDTIKDQMLKYGSATSWDGNGFIKTQEIDTTGAEDVRKYIEDLKLEWDEKLKDQIVNTRIPI